A single Arthrobacter sp. ERGS1:01 DNA region contains:
- a CDS encoding dipeptidase, whose product MKVEHHMQSSNTQPPALRHPEAIRAFGLAPLIDGHNDLAHAARGAANYSVDGLEKDSIFQTDIGKLRGGGVGAQFWSVYAPGEIPEADAVQFTFEQIDFIYRMIRRYPQTFELARTGGDVRRIWQKGGIASLLGAEGGHSIGSSLGVLRMMARLGLRYMTLTHNSNTSWADSATDSPVHGGLTDFGREVVREMNALGVLVDLSHVSPDTMRDAIRTSSAPVIFSHSSCRALCDHPRNVPDDVLRSLTDNGGVIMVAFVPMFLDEEYRSWFDGGRNGPRPPVTVEHVVKHIEHARDIAGIDHVGLGSDFDGFGDFPDGLQDTTGFAVLIDRLAERGWTSAELAKLMGDNLLRVLDATSTESVSSTQ is encoded by the coding sequence ATGAAAGTGGAACACCACATGCAATCTTCTAACACTCAGCCCCCGGCCCTACGCCATCCTGAAGCCATAAGGGCATTCGGCCTTGCCCCTCTAATCGACGGTCATAACGATCTCGCGCACGCAGCACGGGGCGCGGCGAACTACTCAGTCGACGGGCTCGAGAAGGACTCCATTTTTCAAACCGACATCGGAAAGCTGCGCGGTGGCGGAGTCGGTGCGCAGTTCTGGTCCGTTTACGCTCCAGGGGAAATACCTGAAGCAGATGCCGTGCAATTCACGTTTGAACAAATCGACTTCATCTACCGGATGATCCGCCGGTATCCGCAGACCTTTGAGCTTGCTCGCACAGGAGGCGATGTTCGACGTATCTGGCAGAAGGGAGGTATCGCGTCTTTACTGGGAGCCGAAGGCGGACATAGCATCGGCAGTTCCCTGGGCGTTCTAAGAATGATGGCACGGCTCGGACTTAGATACATGACCCTGACACACAATTCAAATACTTCATGGGCGGATTCCGCGACGGATAGTCCGGTTCATGGAGGACTCACCGACTTTGGCCGGGAGGTCGTTAGAGAGATGAATGCCCTAGGCGTGCTAGTCGATCTTTCCCATGTCTCGCCTGACACGATGCGCGATGCGATAAGGACATCTTCTGCACCCGTCATTTTCAGTCACTCCTCATGCAGGGCTCTCTGTGATCACCCGCGAAACGTGCCAGATGACGTGCTCCGTTCCTTGACTGACAATGGTGGTGTCATTATGGTCGCCTTCGTACCGATGTTCCTCGATGAGGAATACAGGAGCTGGTTTGACGGGGGTCGCAATGGTCCCCGACCCCCAGTGACGGTCGAGCACGTGGTCAAGCACATTGAGCATGCCCGAGACATCGCTGGCATCGACCATGTGGGTCTGGGAAGCGACTTCGACGGATTCGGTGATTTCCCTGACGGCTTGCAAGACACTACGGGTTTCGCTGTGCTAATTGACCGGCTTGCTGAGCGTGGTTGGACCTCGGCCGAACTAGCCAAATTGATGGGCGATAACTTGCTGCGCGTTCTGGACGCTACCAGCACTGAATCGGTGTCGTCGACGCAGTAG